The genomic window ACATGTAGCATTTCATGTTAAACTTATAATCTTCATAGGGGCTTATCAAAACTTTAAAAGTATTTAGATCTGAAACACAAAAACTCCAATGCTCAAAATTCCTATGTTAGACTTCCAACAATATACTAAAcaagtttatacatgtaccttaagtTTGAAGGTGACATACCAGGTACTACTGTAAATTTTCCCATTTTTGCTGTGTTCatttttaagttcatgtttttCGCTGTCACCGCAATCTCATCATATTGCAAGCAAATGCTCCATCTTCCATTGTGTTACTATGAGTGTAAAATCTTGATTTTCATTGCACCATGTAATCTAAATGCTCAAAATTACTTTACTGCATGTCTGAATGATTGTACAGGTACAAGCCACGTGACTATTACGAGAAGAACGATGATCTGAGACAGGCCCTGGACATGATCCGTGGAGGCTTCTTCTCGCCAGAGAGACCAGATCTCTTCCATGATGTCGTCGACGCCCTGCTCAACCATGACCGGTTTGTCTTCCATCTGTTCTCATTGCTACATAACCGTTATTCTTACAGCCAAAGTCACACAGAGATTCTACTAATGGGTGCATGGAGCCTTTTTGAATATGGACAAATCGATGACTAGTTTGATGAAACGTTTTATTGATATTTACTTGGTCGACTTCATGTACGTCTGATTGTAGCAGCCGATATGAAGAACAATGACAACCTATGTCTGagtcagtacatgtagttactgaTTACAGAAATGATGATGACACATACAAACGAGTACAGATGTAAAACTGTCAGCAAAGGGTGTATCTGAATTGAAGCAGGATAAACACATCACCCTTCACTACCTTGACAGAATGTACTTTTGTTAACCTTCATAACAAGTTTTCACATTTTAGTGAGACCGTCTGGGTTCAATGTCAACCATATTTGTTGACACTCAATCCCAGATTACCATGGTAATTTTATCTACCATTTGGTACTGTTATCTAATCGGAttatccccctcccccctacttcAGCTTCTGTCTCCTGGCTGACTATGAAGCCTACATCAAATGCCAAGATGAAGTCAGTGCTCTATACAAGGTGGGTGAAACTTTCCGAGTGCAAAGTTTGTGTCATGCATTACGTGATTCACTCCTTCACAGGATATTATTAGCATTTTAAAAATTCCATAACATAACAAAGTGATTGACTCATAAAGCTCCTGTCACAGTCAACAAGCTTCAGCCttatttgttgatcgccagaaggtTGCCTGATTTTAATGAAATCGATAGAGGGTATTTTtaacctgaaaatctacccttaGGCTATTGTATTTGGTGGGGCTAATTGACCTGTGAACGTCGGCTGATCCCTAAAAATCTTGCAATGATTGATAGAACACTGCACATATTACTGCCGAAAGTGTCATTTAGAGATTGCTTTAGGAGTAATATAAGTAAGAAAATTGGAAAGTTGTGAAAttctatttggaaaaaaaaaaaatatgataaaatctTTTGTCTTTCAGGATCCAATGGCATGGACAAAGAAGTGCGTGATGAACATTGCTGCATCGGGGAAGTTCTCCAGTGACAGAACGATAGAGCAGTACGCAAGGGAAATCTGGGGGGTGGAGCCTTCCGACTTCGTCATCCCACCGCCGTACGTGGATCCCGGTAGAAGCGACGACGTCGACGAAGCTCCTACGTCTAAATAAGAACCTTCTTTTGCAACAGTACACAAGATTCAATTAAAACCACTGTCACAGTAAGAAACAAGCTGAAAAATCCGGAAATAGCAAGACTGCAGAAATGTGATTATATCATTGTCTTCTCAGCAACAACGATTACTCAAGTGATTAAAGTAAAACCATCTTACACTCATAGCAGACATATGCTATTTAGGTCAGTGAAGACAGGATATGCCAAATATTTCTTGGCATAATAAAATTTCTTGATAGCCATGAACGATGCATGAGATTTTAATAATGGTGAATGAATTTTGTGTGTTAACAAGGTATATTGTGTGTACCGGGTATGTTGATTTTTTCCCCTTACAGTATAACAGGGAATGGTCAACGTTTCTTTTCCTCTCTGGCAGGGATATCCAACACACATTCTTACGTTTGCAGTATTGTACGAGTAGCAAAGTATAACATGTAGAATGGTGGACTTTGCTTTTCAAAAATAAGAAAGAtatcttcatgtacatgtacatggtctaTTTCATACCCATGACTTTATCGTCAATGAATACTTGAAAGATGTGGTATAAGATAAACCCAGCTAGCAAATGTTACGAAACCACAAATAATTATAATGTCAGCTTAATAGATGGATCCTTCTGGTTATGGTTGCAAATTGAATAATGTTGTTAATCGCTTGTTTTGTGAGCATGTCTGTACAAGTGCTGGATTGGCTATCAGAGAATGTAGTAACAGAGCTTGTAGTAATGTCTAgttgacattaaaaaaagcatCTTGGTGCTTAACATGTTGCAAAGCAACTTTGCAATTTATGAAGTACCTTCTGTTAAGGTGAATTCTAAGAATACTTAAAGAGAGGTAATAACTTGAGACCAGTGAATTGGAAGAAGATTCATCATATATTATAACTGCAGAGTGTACCTTGTACCTTGCATCACATGAGAAGAGggatttgtaaattgtatgttACTGTCACTGAAGTCTAGCAATAGGTGCTACAATGACTGTAGTGAATTAGACGTTGATTTagcaataaaacaagaaattgagcTATGTTCTTCATTCTTGCCTATTGTGTTCACATAGTCATACAGTTCGTAAGGTGGCAGTTTTTACCATGACCTCATCACAATGCAAACTATTCTATTATTGATTGTGTTAGTGCTACTACTACTGCTTCAACCCAAAAGATACTGCAAACTCTTGAGCTTAAATAAAAGTCTACCGCTTTACAGTGGACCACTATGCATACAAGTCAAATCACCTCACATGACAGAATTGGACACATCAAGTTGTACATGAAAATATCTGAGTGTTTTTTTCAACACAAAGTTCAGTGGATGCTATACACTACAATGGCAGCAAATAAATGGACAAAACCATGAAATGATCTTTGAAAGATGAACGTATATATCTGGCTGTCAATACTCAGTGGTAAAGTGTAGAAGCTTTAACTACGTTTACATTTGGCATCTTAGAATCTGTACTCCTTCCTATAGATGCCTTCCCAGGGACTCGTGTAAGTTCCTTCCTTCTTCTTCACATCCTTGATGTCAAGTTTGATGTCGGGGATGTCGTCCTCTAGCTCGGGTTCCTCGCGGACCTTCCCGTCGCTGGGCGAGGCCACCACGATGGGCCGCATGGCGCACTCCTGTCTGAACTCCACCACGTGGAGGCCTTTCCTGTCAGCCAGCTGCTGGTGGGTTTCCTGAGGAGACAGGGTCAACATGAATGACACATGAACATACAACGACAACTTTTTCTCATCTCCCCTGTTAccaaacttttgtcaggcacATTGAATTTACCTATAGGCTGAGATTGCTTAGAGGATACTTTGGGAGTTTAGTAGAATACTGCATGCTTTTTGATATGCATGGGACTAGTGGATAcgttttacttcctaaaattataaTCCATTGGAAGTAAAAAGtacccccttctggagtttactGCTCCTTTAATGGTTATTACAAATACCttttgtagctacatgtaccaaaatgaTAACAAACCATTGTACAAATGCTAATACTTAGCATTTCTCTGCAGACAACCAATGACGCCATGAAAACTAAAAGCTATATATCCTTTTGTCTTCAATATCCAGCAGAACGGACTATACCGTACTCATTTGAAAAAATCATACGTTCACGTCAAACTTACTGGTAAATAAATACAACAtgcctacatgtaaatgtaggaCAATGTTATTATTTACCTGTTCTTTGGTCAGTCCCTTGAAGAAACAGTGGACGATACTGAGGGGGTTTTTGGCGCCCAGGACCCGAGCATACACGTCTTCCAGTCCGATCAGCCGGCCACACGTCTGCAGAATCCTGTGACACTGCAGGCCATAGCCTACACAACAGGGCACATACACAGGGTCAACTTTGGAACACACAACAACTGAACTTCTGTAACTATCAGACATGATCATGAGCACAACAACATGTGGGATATGAAACATACTAAAGTTATGATGTCCATCTAAAGCAAATAATGTGGAGGCTGCAAGGCTTAATCCTTATATATGTATTTTGGATTCATTTTGACTTTGTTTCAATTTATTTACTATCACATAGATACAAGTCCTGGAGGTTTTCAAACTGTACCAACCAAAATGGTGACATTGTAAAAGATAAGAGAATTACACTGAATAGAACACACAAGAATGAAGAGTGAAACCCACCTCTGTTTTGCTTCCTCATTTTGATTCTGGTGTTCTGGAAGGTCACATCAATGTCATGGTAGACTGGAAAGTAGAGGATGGCATCAGAACAACTCATAACATCACAGACAAAATGCTGACATAGGTTTTACTAAGTTGCCAGTAGCCTAATACCACTGATACTATAATGACTTTCAAAAGGACCAACAAGTTTAAATCAAAGGGAATCACAACTCCCTATCAAGTTGTACAATGGCATTAtgctgtaggtacatgtacatggcctgTGTTATAAGAGACAAGATGGAGGTGAAAACTTACTTGTATGGTTGTTGTACCTCTCAATGTAGTACAGCACATTCACTGCCTTGTTCTTTGCCTGTAAACAAAGTAGATCTTTGATAAGATATCAAATTTGTCATGTCATCTGGGTGGTTCACACATATCATTGTTGTATGCTTATAGCCTTATCTGCCATATCATGAGTATATGAACACGTCATGTGACAATAAGCAAATGTAGTAAAAACATCATGTCTTGCTTACATTAGCTTGCCTTGGATATCCAAAGTGTCATGTCATGATGTCATTGCCTCTTACCTTTTTCAGAGCTGTTCTGGCATCTAGAGCTTTTCCAACAGCAAATCCTACCAGATAaagagaaacaacaacaatataagCATAAGTCGGACATTTATGTACCCACGTCAGATTACAAATACGAGTAGAAGTACTGAGTATTAAAAGAAGCAGTGTTTTAATGCTACTGTTTACCAATGTAAAAATGTGCCTATATAAAAACAGATATAACTAAGAGCTTGCCTATGTACTGTAAGTACAGTAAGTATATGTTCCTATCTCACCTGCCGCTCCCTTCCTGTTGCCCACCACCACCAGGGCTCGGACAGACCTCTTCCTGCCCATGTTAGCAGTCATGTTGAACACGTTACGCATCTGTAGGGTACAAcaacacaatatacatgtaccattaacTCAAGTATCCACATGTAGACATGAGTTACAAATCCTAGGGCTGCATGTGGAAAAGTAACTTATTATTGTTTGcgaatttgttttttgttaccTCTACTCTAGACTAGTACTGCATCTCATAGACGTTATACTTTTAGTTCTAACATGCTGATACGTTTCTACCAGTTCACCCTTTAATGTACATGAATTCTAGATGTTCATGTAGATACACGTATACTTAACTTAAACTTGGAAATGTTGGCCAAACACTGATTTTTTTAACAGTCAAATAGTAACGGAAGAAACAAGATAAAAAAtcagacaacaaaacaatgtgTTGGTTAAGTATGGCAACATGACAGTTCCATCAAATAAAAAACAATCCTATTGACATCTTGTTTGGTAAAGGTATTAGATAGTTCAAGCACTGCCATGTGTGTTATTATATAGATGCTTACCTCTAATACCCTTGCTTCAAAGTCTTCAAAAGTTCCTATAAATTAAGAAAGACATGGTCAAGTCCCTCTTTAAACCAAAAACTACAAAAGAGTGTCACAAAAAGGAAAGACAGCCCAAGcaatcatacaaatgtatacgaTATTAGTTCTTACTGTTGCCAATAGGATCAGGTGACCCCAGACTGGTGCCCCCTAATGTTCCACCGGTCCATCCTCGCTGCCTCTTCAACCGTTTGGACTTCATCTTGTACCAGGCATCTCTCTCCTCAATCAGCTTCTTCTCTCTCTCGGGGTCATTGTCCTTCTTCTGGATCCCGTGGACCATTCCGGCCGTCATCACCGGAGCGTTCAGACCTGGCCACACGTACGCGTCTTTTCCTAAAAGATGAAACGTTACAGTGCTCAGAAAAACTTCAATATTGCAACTGCTTTATTCTACATGTGTACTTCCAATTTGCACTTTtacatgtttctttgtttgtttgcattgcataacCAGTTAACAGCCTTATAGTGGAACACACTGTGTAAACTCTGGTCAAGCTGTGTGAAAAAAGGAGATTCATCAGATTCTTATGTACCCCTACTCTTGTCAATACGtctgatgggttctttaactttaacttaactttaaCTATCataccgttcggtgtaatatgaccggctgctgccgcgccgcgtgcctgcgaagctggtgtgttacgcctaatggcggttataccggctatatagatacagatacagatacagaactttCTTGAGGTGTAGCTCACCTCAAACTGTACATCGACAGTTTATTAACATCACTTGCAAAGGACTAGAACGCCTTACAAGTCACAGTTGCATGTAAATATTAGGGACACTTTCAGACATGTTGATTTTCACAAAATCTACACACCTTCACCAATGATCTGGCCAATGTTGAGGTCTCTCTTGGTCCTCTTCTTGGTTCTCTTGCCTCTAGCTCGCCTCAGAGCTCCCGAACCTTCAGCTAAAACACCTTTCCACAGCTGGTCAGCAGTTACTGTGTTGGACAGACAAGGAAGTAAATAACCAGCATACAGCAAAACAAATCTGTATGACTGTGTATAGTGTACAAAACTTGCACCTGTGTCATAATTAACTAACCTGGACTACGATAAAACATTGAAACTGCCAGGATCTCTTTTACATGATTTCTGAAATGTTtacacttttgttttctttttatatggAAATGCATGTTTTAAGAAGTCTTGAAAGTTTGTATGAacaccaaaaaagaagtcaatagACAGAGTTATAAGTAaccaaaaatatttctaaaactcTGATGAACATGGTTACACCATGTATAACACCTACACTTATTGATAAAGCTGACATGTCTGCAGGGCTGgatgctggttggttggttcatcCGTGATGTCATCAGTACCTTCCCTGATACAGAAGGGATGACTGACACACTCCTCACTATAGATACATCTGGAAAACAACAAGGCATATATGAATATATTTCATTATACCAGTGCAATCATATACCAGTAGTCTTTCTGTATATTAAGCTCTTTCTACGTTAGATCCAACTGTGCAATGGCATGTGCAGGTCAAAAGTGATGGTTTCTATCTTACCTCTTGGACCATGTTTCATATACCCCATTCGGTCAGATCGCATAACAATCTCCAAATGTGTTGTGGTTATATCTTAGGGGCCTTCACGTTTGTCCTGTGCATGCACAGTTTGATCTGTGAAATGGTTTAGTACACTGACTGGGAATGTGAGTTTGTCAACCATATTGTATCTGCATTTGTTATTTTACATGCATACAGTGAGTAAGTCTCTCTTGGCCGCAGACAGTCCTTCTGCATTGAAACTTGTCACCTTGAACTATGCATACAGTAATATCTAAGGGGTAAGATAAAATCAAATTGTGAAAGATGTTGacatataatatacatgtatatcaaatgctGCACATGTACTAGCACGTTATGAAAAAGGTGACAAGAACACCTCATCTAAGACCACTAAAATCAATTAAAACATGATCATGTAGACGGAGATTATCCACGTTCATCAAACACGGGTGAATCTTGCTTTGACCtgaaacgcccccctccccctagcttACAGGCCGGTATTTTGTCCCTTTCCTCGGTGTCTTAGAAAGAAAACTGTAATGTCAGTGCATCGTTACAACCTTAAGAAATCGGCATAGAAAAAGTGGGGTATTCGGGTATGCATTTAACCACtttgacattaaaaaaacgtaCCTTTATATAACGAAATAGCTCGCGCTGCAACCCtcatgggcgccgccatcttggactgTGGTATTATAGAAGTAATAGGGGTGTTTATTACAAGTAAATTATACTTAGATACTCAATACTTCCTTTTTATAGTAATTAAATAGGATTTATTACTTATCTAGATGTTATTTAGTaccaatattgatattttattttctattgtggaatatttcatatatataaAAACCAAACACAAGTTAGGGTTCTCCCTCCATGAATGGTCATGTCCCAGTACAAAATGGTGACCTCTCAAGCATCAGAACTCCTATCGCAGCTGACTGCCAGGTGGAAAACCCTCTCCTCAGGAACACGGGCCTTTCTCAAAGTCGGACTGCCGATGATCGTAAGAAACAAGCTTCTCAGATGATCAAGAACGTGATTAGATATTAGATATGCACTGAATAACTTGCGAGATTTGGGGAGACCAAGGACATGACTGACATAATTTTTGGTCTACCTAAACTAAACAAACAAGGTTTCAataatgatgaatgaatttGTTATTGTTTGGTAACCTACATGTTACTTGGTGAGCATGTAGCAAGAATATCCTCTAAGTCACATAACAGATTGATATCTTTATAGATAGTAAATTATGAACATGGATTGTTCAAGCTCAAGTCAAAAGTTTGACATTTGGTTTGTTTTGGTTACAGTCAACTTAACAATGTTACCAAAGTCCTGTAAGAGTCTCTTTATGTTACAGATCATGGTGGTAGGAGGGTCATACGGGCTGGAAAGATTTTCTTCCTTACGGTACGATGTACAGTTCAGGAAGAGAAGAGTAAGTATTCTAATTTTCTTTAGGGATATAACGTTTTATACATGATGTTTTATACGGCCGTCGGGCCATCCTAACCGCGGCCAagctggtacctcaggtgatacggaataccccatgTTTTATTCTATATAAGCATGACTTTTGGTAGTCCATGTAACTGATAAATTACagtgtataaaaaaaaagaattacggctcttggtggcaaacGTGTGTGATTTATGGCACACTTTTGACATATCATCCAGAGGTTTGATGGACATCACTCCACCGTCATAGAaggtgttaagtacctttcctaaGGGTACAAGGTCAGGTCATGACATGTATCAAATCCGGAGCCCAGCCCCCTAACAGTTAGGCCATACCGATGGCACTTAGCCTTACTATTActaaggaggttatatagactatatattTAACCTTCTTGCTATTACTGACTATTATCTTGTATTACAGCAACTAAAAGGAGtcaagtactagtactttta from Branchiostoma lanceolatum isolate klBraLanc5 chromosome 4, klBraLanc5.hap2, whole genome shotgun sequence includes these protein-coding regions:
- the LOC136432741 gene encoding small ribosomal subunit protein uS5m-like, with the protein product MAAPMRVAARAISLYKDVSIVRSVSVIPSVSGKVLMTSRMNQPTSIQPCRHVSFINKLTADQLWKGVLAEGSGALRRARGKRTKKRTKRDLNIGQIIGEGKDAYVWPGLNAPVMTAGMVHGIQKKDNDPEREKKLIEERDAWYKMKSKRLKRQRGWTGGTLGGTSLGSPDPIGNRTFEDFEARVLEMRNVFNMTANMGRKRSVRALVVVGNRKGAAGFAVGKALDARTALKKAKNKAVNVLYYIERYNNHTIYHDIDVTFQNTRIKMRKQNRGYGLQCHRILQTCGRLIGLEDVYARVLGAKNPLSIVHCFFKGLTKEQETHQQLADRKGLHVVEFRQECAMRPIVVASPSDGKVREEPELEDDIPDIKLDIKDVKKKEGTYTSPWEGIYRKEYRF